In Acidithiobacillus caldus ATCC 51756, one genomic interval encodes:
- a CDS encoding DNA-primase RepB domain-containing protein, which translates to MCASRARHVFGQYGLDLWGPNEHYDLLHREQRGAVILWERAILGGKRWIKLKPNDPRIPEMLRAQEGQNDAYITPNEFDGWRLVRLLRSLRACYVDLDGCTDIEAVLDALSARQLPCPSFILLSGRGLHLYWLLEAVPAQALPVWQRIQDALIAALVDLGADSAAKDCTRLLRLAGTRNSKNAVEIVGHIFDGHRWSLRQLAFEVLGRDGKGRRPAEVRDLRAKRKGPDRAIQGSIYARWLLVFQDLIRISEHHRHDIPEGHRDKWLFLCGAALSWFTHPQGIAAEIASLGRLHTGLDPQEILSTTKPNLERAIDAAAGKKLTWNGQEVDPRYRFKRQTLYDWLSPIIPDNIFPELRAIVPDELARERRKPHDNRQRNRAAEGRYRDSYTKAGVRVSNQDKRAQAQVMRAQGQSYRQIAEGLGISHETARLWSKSVK; encoded by the coding sequence GTGTGCGCCAGTAGAGCTCGTCACGTCTTTGGGCAGTACGGCCTCGATCTCTGGGGTCCCAACGAGCACTACGACCTGCTGCACCGCGAACAGCGGGGAGCGGTCATTCTCTGGGAGCGGGCCATTCTGGGGGGCAAACGCTGGATCAAGCTCAAGCCCAACGATCCCCGTATTCCCGAGATGCTCCGGGCGCAGGAAGGGCAAAACGATGCCTACATCACCCCCAACGAGTTCGACGGCTGGCGTCTCGTGCGTCTCCTACGTTCCCTGCGGGCCTGCTATGTGGATCTGGACGGGTGTACCGACATCGAGGCGGTCCTGGATGCTCTTTCCGCCCGGCAACTGCCCTGCCCATCGTTCATCCTATTGTCCGGTCGAGGCCTGCACCTCTACTGGCTCCTCGAGGCAGTGCCTGCCCAGGCGCTGCCCGTGTGGCAGCGTATCCAGGATGCCCTGATCGCCGCTCTGGTGGACCTGGGCGCCGATTCCGCCGCCAAGGACTGCACCCGGCTCCTGCGTTTGGCGGGAACCCGCAACAGCAAGAACGCCGTCGAGATCGTCGGGCACATCTTTGATGGTCACCGTTGGAGTCTTCGGCAACTCGCTTTCGAGGTACTGGGCCGGGACGGTAAAGGCCGCAGGCCTGCGGAGGTCCGTGACCTGCGCGCCAAGCGCAAAGGCCCCGACCGGGCCATCCAGGGCAGCATCTACGCCCGCTGGTTGCTGGTGTTCCAGGATCTTATCCGCATCAGCGAACACCACCGGCACGACATTCCCGAGGGCCACCGGGACAAGTGGCTCTTCCTCTGCGGAGCGGCGCTGTCCTGGTTCACCCATCCCCAGGGCATCGCCGCCGAGATTGCCAGTCTGGGCCGTCTACATACCGGCCTGGATCCCCAGGAAATCCTCTCCACCACCAAGCCCAACCTGGAGCGTGCCATCGATGCCGCGGCGGGGAAGAAACTCACCTGGAACGGCCAGGAGGTGGATCCGCGCTATCGCTTCAAACGCCAGACCCTCTACGACTGGTTATCGCCCATCATCCCCGACAACATCTTTCCAGAGCTTCGGGCCATCGTCCCCGACGAGCTGGCAAGGGAACGCCGCAAGCCCCACGATAACAGACAACGCAACCGAGCCGCGGAAGGCCGATACCGTGACAGCTACACCAAGGCAGGAGTACGGGTCAGCAACCAAGACAAACGCGCCCAGGCGCAGGTCATGCGTGCACAAGGGCAAAGTTACCGGCAGATTGCAGAGGGGTTGGGAATTTCTCACGAGACAGCGCGCCTCTGGTCTAAAAGTGTCAAGTAA